ttccaacctggttattctatgatctcagTGGAGAAAGGCAGATCCTCTTTACAAAACCGAACGCGTTTGGCTCCTGAGGCGCTTTCCGCACCAGCCTCCCCGGGGCTGGGTTGCTCCTTGCAGGCCTGGGATAACAGAGCTTGCAATGTTGTTTTCTCCTCGCCTCCTCGGGGATTGGTTTATCTCTATGAATAACTCCATCCCGGCTTTGATCTCCTCTGCCATTAAAGCGTGACAGGCTGTGAAATGTGCTGTTGCTGCCGTCAAAtccccctcctgcctccctctccccccccttctccacccccccAGCTGCCTCCATGCTCCCCTGCTCCAGGGAACCTCCTTTCCCGAGCCCGTGATGAGCTGTAAAGCAGCCAGCGGGTCCGAATCATCCCAGGACAGCGGGCAAACGCTACGCTGGAATGAGGAAAACCCAGTGTCTTttcagcatcctgcatccctcaCTGGAATAGGGAGGAGGGCGTCGAGCATCCTCGCTCCCCTGTGTCGGGTCGGGGTGTGGTGGCATCATCCCAGCACGCGCCGCCGCCACCACCGGGGTTGATGTCACAGTTAATTATAGCATCCCCCGTCCCTCTCCCCCGGCAAAGCTTTACCTGAGAGAGGGTAAAAATAACTCCTGCTGAGGGAGGAGCTGGAACGAGCCCAAGgactcctccagctcctccaaaACTTGCACAAACCGGGACGGCACCCCCTGCTCGCAATGTGGGGACATGGTTTGTCCCCAGCTGGGGGGTCAGGAGGTGCTCCCCTTGGTGCCAGCGTCCTCCTGGCTGTAGCTCTTCCCAGTCACCTTCACACCAGCTCAAGTGTCAGCTTGGGGACAGGCGGTGGTAACCGGAGCCCCTGGAACAGCCCCTGCACTCTCCACAAGCTGTTTAAGCCGAGCGAGGCAGGTTAATGGCCCCAGCTGATGATGGAGAGTTTTCATTACAAcatctccctctccctgctgcaatTGCTCCCAAGAAGACACATTAAACCTCCCCACCCCACAGGATCAGACCAGCCCCTCACTTACGCCATCAGGGACTGTCCAGTGGGGCAGAGCCGCTCACCTCTTGCTGCCCTACCAGTGCTGAACAAACCCCTCCGGGGttcttttccaatttctttcctctccctcctacAGATATTGTGCAGAAACTCCctgcccaggagctggggaacaCCAGAAATCCCACTCTGACCTCAGCCAGCTCGTACCTGCTCGCTCGCTGCAAAAAAGCATCCTCTGGCACCAGTCTGCTTGCAATCAGCCCAGCTTGTCCCCCTAGGACTGACCCCAGTGCTCCAAACCCCCCCCCAGGTGAAGCCCTGATGCCTTTCtagcccagccctgcccacggtgcagctgcagctcatCTCAATCAAAGGCAAAAGTCTGGGATGTGACCTGGTCCCCATGGCTCGCTGACTCCCGGTCACCCAAtctgcctccctgctcccatTTCCCAGGATGAGTTTCCAGCTCAGACTCTCTGAGTTGCTCCCAAAAGCTGTGACCTTGCTCACAGCTTCACGAACTTTCATCCCGTGGCTCGGGCGCTCGTCCCTGAGGTCACCCACCCTTTCTCCTAGGTGTCCCCAGCCTTGTGGCAACTGCCAGCATCCCTCTCACAATGGTCCTATTAGGAATATTGAGCTTGGGGagccccagagcagctcctCGAGGGATAAGCCATTGGTCATCGATTTGGCTAAGCCATCCCTGGCAGGGATCATCCCCAGAGCACGTTCTTTCCGTTACACCAGCATCACTTGCTTGGGAAGAGCAGATAATTTTGCTTCGGTATCAGTTCCAGTTTGTACAAGTTTCCTGCTTGCGTTTGTTCACCTGGTTGGGTGTTGCTCATGTCTGTGAACCGGGTTGTGCTCAGGGACCTGGGGGATCCTGCAGTGCATGTGGGGAAGAAGGCAAAGCAGCAGAACTCGTGGGCTCATCGCACTCGAGCGTTCATCAAAACCTCCCATCCAGCTCTTGTGCATCAGAGCGATGCTGGATTTAGctgctccccttcccttctgGCTGGAGATGGTGGCTGCggtgctgggatggggctggagattGCTCTGTGGTCACATCGGATGCTTTTACGAAGTGCTGAgtgcaggagaaaagcaaacGGCAAGAaggggctgtgctgcagcagggctgcagggaggagatgCCTTTGCTCCCTCCAGCCAGCGCAACCTCCCGCTCCAGCCCATCaccctgcagcagggctgccctCCCCGGACCCCCGACCCCAGCAGCACAAAGCCTGGACCCCATTTCTGGAGAAGCTTCCAGTGCCCCAGAGGGATCAGAAGCATGGGGGCAGACGTGTGCGCTGGTTGGGTTCTGCAGGAGGAGGCATCACCTGAACCCTGGTAGCACCTACATCCTGCTTAAAACAGGCTTGGAGGAGGATGGACCTCGCATCGCTTGGGATGTCGCCCGTACCGATGCCTCCGTGCACTTGCCCCGCGGCACGGGGCAAGGATGCTGCACGACTGGGGGCTGCAGAGGCTGGATGAGAGCCTGGAGACACCAGAGCATCCTTCTTCCCTCACCTGGGTGGCACCGCAGCAGGACAGCGGCATTTGGGGAGAACCTCTGGCTCTGCGTGTCCTGATGAAGATTCCGGAGAGCCCGGCATATGGCAGCTGAGGAAACAGCCTGGAAAGCAGCGGGGAGGGCCTGGctggagcagccagtggagctgCCAGGACTGTGCTGCCCCGCGGTGAGGACAGAGGACGCGGCGTGGGTACAGAGCACACTGGGAACCTGtgcacccccctgcacccccgtCTTCGCCCCACCTGGCAGCCCCTCAGGCTCCTCAGGAGCATCAGGAGGTCCCAAAGGTCGATGCTTCTGGAGCCAGCGATGTCTCCACTCCATCCTGCCAGCCACAGCCAGCAGGACCCTGGGGACCTGGGAAACCCACAGAACCGCCCCTcgctcctcctctcctcctcccttctcctcatataccctcctctctccatcccctctgagcatccctctgctcctctccctcgCTCCCGCTCACCTCttgctccttttcctttctccgtTCTTCTCTGAACTtgcccttccctccttccctgccctcgCCCACGCCCCAAGGAACCCACCCCCCATCAGAGCCCCCCAGGCTGGGGCAGGACGGCagccaggacccccccaaccgGAGCCAGGACCTCCAGCCGGGACCCCCACGCCGGACGATGCCTCTCCAGATATTTTGCaccatctccttctccagcgAGGAAGGACCAAGAGACGCTGCGGTCGCCGAGAGAGGAGAGGATGGACCAGACGAGCACCTGtatgggcaggaggaggaggaagaggaggaggaagacgcAGGGGCAGCCACAGACTTAGTGGCCTTTGCCAGCAGCTGCACGCTGCACGGGCTGAGCCACATCTTCGTGGAGGGCAGCCTGGGTGCCCGGCAGGCGCTGTGGGCACTggccttcctcctctccctctccctcttcctctacCAGGTGGCTGACCGCATCGCCTACTACCTGGAGTACCACCACCTCACCCTGCTCAGCGAGGAGGACAGCCCCGCGATGACCTTCCCCGCCGTCACCTTCTGCAACATCAACCGTGTGCGTCTCTCACAGCTCAGCCGGGAGGACCTGCTCTACCTGGCCCCTCTGGTCAACTACGAGCCCGGGATGGAGCTGGGCTtcaccccagcccagcctggcccCGGGGATGAGGATGAGCCACTAAATTTATACGGGTTTTTTAACCGCACTTGCCACCAGCTGGAGGAcatgctgctgagctgcagctaCCGGGGCGAGCAGTGCGGCCCCGGAGACTTCGCGGCGGTGAGTAGCCCCAAAGCCCCAGgtgcagggagcaggagcagcaggcgATGTTCTCCTTGCCAGCTGGGACAGGCTGATATTTCAGCCCCATCCACCCAGGCATCTTGCTGGAGTTGGGGATGGCACCGACTGTGGAGACTCACTGGAAGGACCTGGAGAGCAGCCCCGGGGCTGTGCTTGTAGAGGAGTTGCCCGGCATCTCCATCCCAGCATCACCACCACTCACAGGGCACCGTGTGGTCTACAAGCCCACATTCCCCTCGCCTgggctggcagcagctcagcagcgtGGAGACGTATGGGCTGACAGAGGTTTTAGCTGGAATGGTCAAGGAGGGATGAGGGAACGGGGTTCCATGCAGCCACGTCCTctgcagggagagaggaggtCTTGGAGGAGATGCTGAGCAGGGCTGAGTCTtgtggagctggggctgcagtgaGGTTGAGGTGCTGTAAAGCTGCAAAGCGCCTCCTCGGAGTCCGTGCCGACCCTGTGCCTTGGTGGGGAACGTCTCCTCCCCTGCCAGGGCAAAACCGAGCAGTTCCAACAGCAAGATACACCCTGCTGGGCAGGAGCCTGGGCTGTATCGTGCCCCCAGGCTGCAGGAGGCTGTGTGCTTTGGGGCTGGTGGGGCCCTCCTGGCTCCAGGCTGCGGTGCCGGCAGCAGTTTGGTACCAGCGGAGGAGCCCCAGCCTCAGCCCCTCGTCCTCTCCCCCAGGTCTTCACGCGCTACGGGAAGTGCTACACCTTCAACGCGGGGCAGGACGGGAAGCCGCGGCTCATCACCATGAAGGGGGGCACTGGCAACGGCCTGGAGATTATGCTGGACATTCAGCAGGACGAGTACCTGCCAGTGTGGGGGGAAACAGGtaacccagcaccccagcagctctgctcgCTCGCCAGCAGCTCTTGGGGTGCTTCCCAGCCCCCCTCCTCGCATGTTCACCTCCTGCAggctccctcctcttccctctttgCGTTTCTCATCACTTCAggtccttttctttcctttcttctccttgtcTTTGCTCTTCGCCATGGCAACTCCCCATCGGTTTAGACAAGCAGCCATCACTTGTTTATAAATAGAGGCAAACGATAAATAGAGGCAAACGATAAATAGAGGCAAACGCTAAACAGAGGCAAACGCTTCTCTCCCCgagtgctggagcaggagggtCAGAGGCGGAGGGGACGAGGACGAGGCATagcagacagatggacagatggaTAGACACATGAACTAATGGATTTCCCCAGGGGAAGGGTGGGAGGCAGGCGTTTTGGACCCTCTTGGGCTGGCTGGGGGCAGCCCCGCGGAGCAGGGCACAGCCCCGCGCTCACCCCgcttctctctgctgcagaCGAGACCTCGTTTGAAGCCGGGATCAAAGTGCAGATCCACAGCCAGGATGAGCCCCCGCTGATCGACCAGCTGGGCTTCGGGGTGGCACCCGGCTTCCAGACCTTCGTGTCCTGCCAGGAGCAGCGGGTAGGCTCTGGAGCGGGTTTGGGATGCTCTCTCCTACCCAGCGCTGGGGGTTTGAGCTGCTGGGGGATGCtgagccccctccctggggccCCGTCCCCCCTCCTGATGTGGGATAGAGAGG
This genomic window from Phaenicophaeus curvirostris isolate KB17595 chromosome 38, BPBGC_Pcur_1.0, whole genome shotgun sequence contains:
- the ASIC1 gene encoding acid-sensing ion channel 1 isoform X1; its protein translation is MPLQIFCTISFSSEEGPRDAAVAERGEDGPDEHLYGQEEEEEEEEDAGAATDLVAFASSCTLHGLSHIFVEGSLGARQALWALAFLLSLSLFLYQVADRIAYYLEYHHLTLLSEEDSPAMTFPAVTFCNINRVRLSQLSREDLLYLAPLVNYEPGMELGFTPAQPGPGDEDEPLNLYGFFNRTCHQLEDMLLSCSYRGEQCGPGDFAAVFTRYGKCYTFNAGQDGKPRLITMKGGTGNGLEIMLDIQQDEYLPVWGETDETSFEAGIKVQIHSQDEPPLIDQLGFGVAPGFQTFVSCQEQRLIYLPPPWGDCKAVAGDSEFYDTYSITACRIDCETRYLVENCNCRMVHMPGDAPYCTPEQYKECADPALDFLVEKDNEYCICEMPCNVTRYGKELSMVKIPSKASAKYLAKKYNKSEQYIGENILVLDIFFEALNYETIEQKKAYEVAGLLGDIGGQMGLFIGASILTVLELFDYAYEVIKHRLCRRGKCRKNHKRNNTDKGVALSMDDVKRHNPCESIRGHPAGMTYAANILPHHPARGTFEDFTC